One region of Termitidicoccus mucosus genomic DNA includes:
- the pelA gene encoding pectate lyase has protein sequence MKTFSLTSILRFSAMPVFFVAICAILLRADDALQPIDVSAFVDSAHHWRNVHGSSDNPLKPRPGHPSYKPEQVREIAANVLLFQCDNGGWPKNYDMCAILNDEEKAAVLSIKNRKTVTFDNETTHSQVAYLAKAYAQIKEPAYRDACVRGLDFMLSAQLPGGGFPQRWPDPEGYHAYITFNDRVMVGILTVLRDAGNGVNGFAWLDTARREKCRNAQERGTACILACQYRNAKGELVAWGQQHDPKTLLPAKGRGFELPSLCAQDTPEIIRYLAGFEQPAPEIIAAIRAGVAWLEQSKITGIRVEEFNSTPVKFRFHDTDIDRRVVNDPSAPPIWARMYEMETNRPMFCGRDQKKVYAFAEVDRDRRTGYDWYGYWPADELSGLYPAWLKKHGFSKK, from the coding sequence ATGAAGACCTTCTCACTGACTTCCATCCTTCGATTTTCCGCCATGCCGGTCTTTTTCGTTGCCATCTGCGCCATATTGCTGCGCGCCGACGACGCCCTCCAGCCGATCGACGTCTCCGCCTTCGTCGATAGCGCCCACCACTGGCGCAATGTTCACGGATCCAGCGATAATCCCCTGAAACCCCGTCCCGGCCACCCGTCGTACAAACCGGAACAAGTCCGCGAAATCGCCGCCAACGTCCTCCTTTTCCAGTGCGACAACGGCGGCTGGCCCAAAAACTACGACATGTGCGCCATCCTTAACGACGAGGAAAAAGCCGCGGTTCTCTCCATTAAAAACCGCAAAACCGTCACTTTCGACAACGAGACCACCCACTCGCAAGTCGCCTACCTCGCCAAGGCTTATGCACAAATCAAAGAGCCCGCCTACCGCGACGCCTGCGTGCGCGGCCTCGACTTCATGCTCTCCGCCCAACTCCCCGGCGGCGGCTTTCCGCAGCGCTGGCCGGACCCCGAGGGTTACCACGCCTATATCACCTTCAACGACCGAGTGATGGTCGGCATCCTCACCGTCCTGCGCGACGCCGGCAACGGCGTCAATGGCTTCGCCTGGCTCGACACCGCCCGCCGCGAAAAATGCCGCAACGCCCAGGAACGCGGCACTGCCTGCATCCTCGCCTGCCAGTATCGCAATGCCAAGGGAGAACTCGTCGCCTGGGGCCAGCAGCATGATCCCAAAACCCTCCTTCCCGCCAAGGGCCGCGGCTTCGAGCTCCCCAGCCTCTGCGCACAGGACACCCCTGAGATCATCCGTTACCTCGCCGGCTTCGAACAACCTGCCCCGGAAATCATCGCCGCCATCCGGGCCGGTGTCGCGTGGTTGGAGCAATCCAAAATCACCGGCATCCGCGTCGAAGAGTTCAATTCCACCCCGGTCAAGTTCCGCTTTCACGACACCGACATCGACCGCCGCGTCGTCAACGATCCGTCCGCCCCGCCCATCTGGGCGCGCATGTATGAAATGGAAACCAACCGCCCCATGTTCTGCGGCCGCGACCAGAAAAAAGTATATGCTTTCGCCGAAGTGGACCGCGACCGCCGTACCGGTTACGACTGGTATGGCTACTGGCCCGCCGACGAACTCTCCGGGTTGTATCCCGCCTGGCTGAAAAAACACGGTTTCTCGAAGAAATAA